In Geobacter sp., a single window of DNA contains:
- a CDS encoding tetratricopeptide repeat protein, with amino-acid sequence MFSAVHITCNKNRTVERPIEIECAWCVLFMHRFLIVSILISSLLAPLFFAITDAHAEIPSRLRRIDIRPHAEFTRLVFQLDRQTDHTFTELSSQRVRLTLDNSNGPLFRRLRSYADRHIGGIWVSQRGETLLVTITLKNGTEGMRVLDGCGEVLTLDIGPSFQKVRTAPSLPEGRESIWNGAGRFISEYDPVLKSDLPFVPTDSQALRGQLNDQEARLFLLGEAALYKGVAAEASQIFETFLGKESTVRSLAAFRAGEARYLLQDYSRALQLFREGERLWPQFLQLSPGTAYYYADTLVRNGDLPAGRKLLARLIASNAEKKTAPILMVRLADILARQKRDIEAVVLYRTVVKYFPENKAASHAALKLADRRFLTVDGVEYTPLRDDYRRIALGSSDFLVREEALFKATLLDALFSPSMEALSAVSSYEKRYPRGIFASIAHSMHEDILPVVYRDLMAAHDDGTLIDVAEGHVSYLEKCLSDQNFIRDLDKAYTDLGQLQGELHLFARLVRREWASSQAPYMYNRMIGNALALADWKTAESTAREYLQHFPATTDTSRVREILGDIEYRKGNLTGVREELAWLLNARTKAAFPESYYYLGKSLEAEKQSRLAGRAMEQFIEEMRQRKAASPLVADAYFVAASALHGAGNISTALEAYRTGLSLAAPDSRDRFLYRIGDICLREGRNTEAKGYWDKILKEGSDAVWQKLASQAMADLEWRERTGARL; translated from the coding sequence ATGTTTAGTGCTGTACACATTACATGTAACAAAAATAGAACCGTTGAAAGACCCATTGAGATTGAATGCGCCTGGTGTGTCTTGTTCATGCACCGGTTCTTGATAGTATCAATACTGATCAGTAGCCTGCTTGCCCCACTATTTTTTGCCATTACCGATGCACATGCCGAAATACCTTCCCGACTACGCAGGATTGATATCCGACCCCATGCGGAATTCACTCGACTTGTCTTTCAGTTAGACCGCCAAACGGATCACACCTTCACAGAGCTATCTTCCCAACGCGTCAGACTTACCCTCGATAACAGCAATGGACCACTTTTCCGTCGGCTTCGCAGCTATGCTGACCGGCACATTGGCGGTATCTGGGTTTCCCAACGTGGAGAAACTCTGCTTGTAACCATTACGCTGAAAAATGGAACTGAAGGGATGCGGGTTCTGGATGGATGCGGCGAGGTTTTGACCCTGGATATCGGCCCGTCATTCCAAAAAGTAAGGACTGCTCCATCTCTTCCGGAAGGACGCGAATCCATCTGGAATGGTGCAGGCAGGTTCATCAGCGAGTACGACCCGGTGCTCAAGTCTGACCTTCCGTTTGTTCCAACCGACAGTCAGGCTCTTCGCGGGCAATTGAACGACCAGGAAGCGAGGTTGTTCCTGTTGGGTGAAGCTGCCCTCTACAAAGGAGTTGCAGCTGAAGCCAGTCAGATATTCGAAACCTTTCTGGGTAAAGAGTCGACTGTCCGCTCTTTGGCAGCTTTTCGCGCCGGTGAAGCCCGCTATCTCCTGCAAGACTATTCGCGAGCCCTTCAGCTTTTTCGCGAGGGAGAGCGTCTCTGGCCTCAGTTTTTGCAGTTAAGTCCCGGAACTGCTTATTATTATGCAGACACCTTGGTGAGAAATGGCGATCTCCCAGCGGGAAGAAAACTGCTTGCCCGTTTGATTGCCAGTAATGCAGAAAAAAAGACCGCTCCCATCCTGATGGTGCGTCTGGCAGATATTCTTGCACGGCAAAAACGAGATATTGAAGCTGTTGTGCTTTACCGCACCGTTGTAAAATATTTCCCGGAAAACAAGGCAGCCAGTCATGCTGCTCTCAAGTTGGCCGACCGGCGTTTTCTCACTGTTGATGGTGTTGAGTACACTCCCCTTCGGGACGATTACCGGAGGATCGCCCTGGGATCAAGCGACTTCCTCGTACGGGAAGAGGCATTATTCAAGGCAACCCTGCTCGATGCACTGTTCAGTCCCAGCATGGAAGCACTCTCTGCCGTGTCAAGTTATGAAAAGCGCTACCCACGAGGCATTTTTGCCAGCATTGCGCATTCCATGCATGAAGATATCCTACCAGTGGTCTACCGTGATTTAATGGCGGCACATGACGACGGGACCCTTATAGATGTAGCAGAAGGGCATGTCTCATATCTGGAGAAATGTCTTTCCGATCAGAACTTCATTCGGGATCTCGACAAGGCATATACAGACCTAGGACAATTACAGGGCGAACTGCATCTATTTGCCAGGCTGGTGCGCCGAGAATGGGCGTCTTCCCAGGCGCCATATATGTATAACCGCATGATTGGCAATGCCCTCGCCTTGGCAGACTGGAAGACGGCTGAGAGTACAGCCCGGGAGTACCTGCAGCATTTTCCGGCTACGACGGATACCTCAAGGGTTCGAGAAATTCTGGGGGATATCGAATATCGCAAGGGGAATCTGACAGGGGTTCGCGAAGAGCTGGCGTGGCTGCTGAACGCAAGGACAAAGGCCGCTTTCCCTGAAAGTTATTACTATCTGGGGAAATCCCTCGAGGCTGAAAAACAGTCGAGATTGGCCGGTCGGGCAATGGAGCAGTTTATCGAAGAGATGAGGCAAAGAAAGGCTGCTTCGCCTCTTGTCGCCGACGCATACTTTGTCGCAGCATCGGCTCTTCATGGCGCAGGGAACATATCAACGGCGCTCGAAGCATACCGGACTGGGCTTTCCTTGGCTGCACCCGACAGCCGCGATCGATTCCTCTATCGAATAGGGGATATTTGTCTTCGGGAGGGGAGGAATACCGAAGCAAAAGGTTATTGGGACAAGATTCTCAAAGAAGGGAGCGATGCAGTTTGGCAAAAACTTGCGTCTCAGGCAATGGCCGACCTGGAATGGAGAGAGCGGACCGGGGCACGCCTCTGA
- a CDS encoding bacteriohemerythrin translates to MALLTWNDSYSVKVKQLDDQHKKLIDMINQLYDAMKVGKGSEVIGPVLKSLMTYTQTHFSTEEQLMKLHGYPDYETHKNEHTQLVAQVGNIKKEMDAGKMPLTQNVMNFLRDWLIKHIQGNDKKYGPFLNDKGVV, encoded by the coding sequence ATGGCGTTACTTACATGGAATGACAGCTACAGTGTCAAGGTTAAGCAGTTGGATGATCAGCACAAGAAATTAATCGACATGATCAATCAACTTTACGACGCCATGAAAGTTGGCAAGGGGAGCGAAGTGATTGGGCCGGTATTGAAGTCGCTGATGACCTATACCCAGACTCATTTTTCCACGGAAGAGCAATTGATGAAGCTTCATGGCTATCCTGATTACGAAACCCATAAAAACGAGCACACTCAGCTAGTTGCACAGGTTGGCAATATTAAGAAAGAGATGGATGCCGGGAAAATGCCGCTGACCCAAAATGTCATGAATTTTTTACGGGACTGGTTGATAAAGCATATACAGGGTAATGATAAAAAATACGGGCCATTTCTGAACGATAAAGGTGTGGTATAG
- a CDS encoding MBL fold metallo-hydrolase: MSVRVTILCDNTVGPIAGTLGEHGFSALIEWDGGSLLFDTGGGETLLHNALRMNRNLRLISAVVLSHGHYDHTGGLRQLLQLTGKRPVYAHPGVFAPRYRVKDTGEAVPLGIPFSEDFLRVLGADFDLCSTFRRIAPGVFLTGEVCRSTAFEIGDTGLYADSLGNLRDELIDDQSLIIKGERGLTLVLGCCHAGLINTIRAARELTGVQEVQAVIGGTHLGFSSTQQLDATVSALREFRVRKIYGTHCTGFTAAARLHREFPGQFLAAQVGTSLEII, encoded by the coding sequence ATGAGCGTCAGGGTTACGATCCTCTGTGATAACACCGTCGGCCCTATCGCCGGTACGTTGGGGGAGCATGGTTTTTCCGCGCTGATCGAATGGGATGGCGGTTCCCTGCTGTTCGACACGGGTGGCGGCGAAACCCTGTTGCATAACGCGTTGCGGATGAACCGCAACCTCCGCTTGATCAGCGCGGTTGTGCTTTCGCATGGGCATTATGACCATACAGGTGGTCTGCGACAACTGCTGCAGTTGACGGGAAAGAGGCCGGTCTATGCCCATCCAGGTGTTTTTGCGCCTCGTTACCGGGTCAAGGATACCGGGGAAGCGGTGCCGCTCGGCATCCCATTCAGCGAGGATTTCCTCCGGGTCCTCGGGGCAGACTTTGACCTTTGCTCCACCTTTCGCAGGATTGCCCCCGGAGTGTTCCTCACCGGCGAGGTTTGCCGCAGCACTGCATTCGAGATCGGGGATACGGGACTGTACGCCGATTCTCTCGGCAACCTTCGCGATGAGCTGATTGACGACCAGTCGCTGATCATCAAGGGGGAGCGTGGATTGACGCTGGTCCTGGGCTGTTGTCATGCCGGTCTGATCAATACCATCCGGGCTGCACGCGAACTGACCGGTGTTCAAGAAGTGCAGGCGGTAATCGGTGGTACCCATCTGGGGTTCAGTTCGACTCAGCAGCTTGATGCCACAGTGTCCGCACTGAGAGAATTCCGGGTGAGGAAGATCTATGGCACCCACTGCACCGGGTTCACTGCTGCCGCCAGACTCCACCGGGAATTCCCCGGACAGTTTCTCGCCGCACAGGTGGGAACGAGTCTGGAAATTATATAA
- a CDS encoding DUF2892 domain-containing protein, with translation MYIERIVRIVAGAFVLISLLLAHFHNPNWLWVTGFVGLNLFQSGFTQFCPLFNILDKLGVPRFPKDCCQK, from the coding sequence ATGTACATCGAGCGTATTGTCCGAATAGTAGCCGGGGCATTTGTCCTGATTTCGTTGCTTTTGGCACACTTTCACAATCCGAACTGGCTCTGGGTTACCGGTTTTGTCGGGCTGAACCTGTTCCAGTCAGGATTTACTCAGTTTTGCCCGTTGTTCAACATCCTTGACAAACTGGGTGTCCCCCGGTTTCCCAAAGATTGCTGCCAGAAATGA
- a CDS encoding chemotaxis protein CheX has translation MTLNTAVSQSANLQEEDLRGYVIHATKEVFGTMVMMDVQDCFPLREPVTKFQCSITGMVGLAGTYTGILSIHCPRPLALCITSNMLGMVVDEVGEDVNDALGEIANMLGGYVKQILSKGGLDISLSIPTVISGEEYTINAMTDSDCVIIPFTHESDRFLVGLKLSKEN, from the coding sequence ATGACGCTGAACACGGCTGTTTCACAGTCGGCCAATTTGCAGGAAGAGGACCTGCGTGGTTATGTGATCCATGCTACGAAAGAGGTCTTTGGGACCATGGTGATGATGGACGTGCAGGACTGTTTCCCGTTACGCGAGCCGGTCACCAAATTTCAGTGCAGCATTACCGGCATGGTTGGACTTGCCGGTACCTACACGGGCATACTTTCCATACACTGTCCGCGCCCCCTGGCACTTTGCATAACTTCAAACATGCTTGGAATGGTTGTTGACGAGGTCGGAGAGGATGTCAACGACGCTCTGGGTGAAATTGCCAACATGCTGGGCGGATACGTGAAGCAGATCCTCTCCAAGGGTGGGCTCGACATAAGCCTTTCCATCCCAACGGTGATTTCCGGAGAAGAATATACAATCAATGCCATGACTGACAGTGATTGCGTGATCATTCCCTTTACTCATGAATCTGATCGATTTCTGGTTGGTCTCAAACTCAGCAAGGAAAACTAG
- the flgC gene encoding flagellar basal body rod protein FlgC, with the protein MDFFSSMDISSSALTAERTRMNLISSNLANANSTRTAEGGPYKRKDAVFATAQPQTGSFGAALERAAQKGGQRVQVVQIVEDQNPPRLQYDPSHPDADAQGYVAFPNVNVVEEMADMIASSRTYEANVTAVQATKSMAMKTLEIGK; encoded by the coding sequence ATGGATTTCTTTTCATCAATGGACATCAGTTCTTCAGCATTGACTGCTGAACGGACTCGAATGAACCTGATTTCCAGCAACCTGGCCAATGCCAACAGCACGCGGACTGCCGAAGGGGGGCCTTACAAGCGAAAAGACGCTGTATTCGCGACGGCTCAGCCTCAAACCGGCTCATTTGGTGCCGCCTTGGAGAGGGCTGCGCAAAAAGGAGGGCAGAGGGTACAGGTGGTTCAGATCGTAGAAGATCAGAATCCGCCTCGTTTGCAATACGATCCTTCGCATCCCGATGCGGATGCCCAGGGGTATGTGGCCTTCCCGAATGTCAATGTAGTGGAGGAAATGGCCGACATGATCGCTTCCAGCCGCACGTACGAAGCAAACGTGACCGCGGTTCAGGCCACCAAGAGTATGGCAATGAAAACCTTGGAGATTGGGAAATAA
- the fliE gene encoding flagellar hook-basal body complex protein FliE, with the protein MDIKGIESGFGISGAFPSPSGAKSAAPVEGFSKYLGEMIDKVNSSQMASDKAIQQLATGETKALHEVMIAMEKASVSFQFITQVRNKAVEAYQEIMRMPV; encoded by the coding sequence ATGGATATCAAGGGAATTGAGAGTGGATTCGGTATATCGGGGGCGTTTCCTTCCCCTAGTGGAGCGAAATCAGCTGCTCCTGTAGAGGGTTTCAGCAAATACCTCGGTGAAATGATCGACAAGGTCAACAGTTCCCAAATGGCATCTGACAAGGCAATTCAGCAACTTGCTACAGGGGAGACAAAAGCTCTTCACGAAGTCATGATCGCCATGGAAAAGGCCAGCGTCTCGTTTCAGTTTATTACCCAGGTCCGCAACAAGGCAGTAGAGGCCTATCAAGAAATCATGCGGATGCCGGTTTAA
- a CDS encoding methyl-accepting chemotaxis protein, whose protein sequence is MLKAYLSSLRKTMVLMISFGLAMGIIFPFYSALFFGSRAFTPWYIAGCLIAGLLVGLFCWYIIKQALKLQLERQFSAISCLVGTIDDGETRASKDELELIQFRCDMLLKRMREMMTNVKCITDAFLIKYRQLEERSQVIVFGNDKQLAKEQENLQSMEQLTDFFGILLKEIEELTLRSDERASITAEMSATTDVIAENIREYSDTVTNTSSSIEEMAASIKEISANIEALSSSTEQTSSSIQQISSAINNVRDNTQKAVESSVNVRMLAQDGMRAMSATLKAMHEIEQNNEESYNAISRLAVHSARVGEFVKVIQEVVEQTNLLSLNASIIAAQAGERGKAFAVVAEEVRSLAHRTSASATEIQELVKNIQKETASVQRAIAQGKDRGKGGVKISAVTSDALAKIESTSTEVAQMIQKIAASTVKQAAGSRVISEEADKNLERVRQVTRAVKEQERGTMMIVEALENLRELSHRIITSTREQTQGNRLYLHNILNDNEKIKLLHSTALKQHALVEELKTSIGESGFLMQDNVFNGQQIMQQISALINEIYLLQQAQLPISHPAIETPAPPIGLGHQSSEPAIIPEAQEF, encoded by the coding sequence ATGCTGAAAGCCTATTTGTCATCATTGCGAAAAACCATGGTCCTTATGATTTCATTCGGCCTTGCCATGGGTATCATCTTCCCTTTTTATTCGGCCCTCTTCTTTGGTTCCCGTGCATTCACCCCATGGTATATCGCAGGCTGCCTCATTGCTGGACTGCTGGTCGGACTGTTTTGCTGGTACATTATCAAGCAGGCGCTCAAGCTGCAGCTGGAACGCCAGTTTAGTGCCATCTCCTGCCTTGTCGGGACTATCGACGATGGCGAAACCCGTGCAAGCAAGGATGAACTGGAGCTTATTCAATTCCGTTGCGACATGCTCCTCAAACGCATGCGGGAAATGATGACGAATGTGAAATGCATTACCGATGCGTTTCTCATCAAATACCGTCAACTGGAAGAAAGATCGCAAGTGATCGTCTTTGGCAATGACAAACAGCTTGCCAAGGAACAGGAAAATCTCCAGTCAATGGAACAGTTGACCGATTTTTTTGGCATCCTGCTCAAGGAAATCGAGGAACTGACCCTGAGGAGTGACGAGCGTGCTTCGATTACCGCGGAGATGAGCGCAACCACCGACGTTATTGCCGAAAACATCAGAGAGTACTCGGATACCGTCACCAATACCTCTTCATCCATTGAAGAAATGGCTGCAAGCATCAAAGAAATCTCGGCGAATATAGAGGCCCTTTCATCATCAACAGAACAGACCTCCAGCTCCATTCAGCAAATCAGCTCGGCCATCAACAACGTCCGCGACAATACCCAAAAGGCCGTTGAGAGCTCCGTCAACGTGAGGATGCTGGCGCAGGACGGCATGCGGGCAATGTCGGCGACGTTGAAAGCCATGCATGAAATCGAACAGAACAATGAAGAATCATATAATGCCATCAGCCGGCTGGCTGTTCATTCCGCGCGAGTGGGCGAATTCGTAAAGGTGATCCAGGAAGTCGTGGAGCAGACCAATCTCCTCTCCCTGAATGCGTCCATTATTGCCGCACAGGCCGGAGAGCGGGGCAAGGCCTTCGCCGTTGTTGCAGAAGAGGTAAGATCTCTGGCCCACAGGACCTCAGCATCGGCAACCGAGATCCAAGAACTGGTGAAAAATATTCAGAAGGAAACTGCCTCCGTCCAGCGCGCGATTGCTCAAGGGAAGGACAGGGGCAAAGGTGGGGTGAAAATATCCGCGGTTACCAGTGATGCACTGGCAAAGATCGAATCGACCTCAACCGAAGTGGCTCAGATGATCCAGAAGATTGCCGCCTCAACCGTCAAGCAGGCGGCAGGCAGCAGGGTTATCAGCGAAGAAGCGGACAAGAATCTTGAGCGGGTCAGACAGGTAACCAGGGCGGTCAAGGAGCAGGAGCGCGGCACCATGATGATCGTTGAGGCTCTGGAAAATCTGCGGGAACTTTCCCACAGGATCATCACCTCAACTCGGGAACAAACCCAGGGGAATCGTCTCTATTTACACAACATACTGAATGATAATGAGAAAATTAAGCTACTGCACTCTACTGCCTTGAAACAGCATGCACTGGTCGAGGAGCTCAAGACGAGCATTGGCGAATCAGGCTTCCTGATGCAGGACAACGTGTTCAATGGACAACAGATTATGCAGCAGATCAGTGCACTCATCAATGAAATCTACCTGTTGCAACAGGCACAGCTCCCCATATCCCATCCGGCTATCGAAACACCGGCGCCTCCCATAGGATTGGGGCATCAATCCAGTGAACCAGCCATTATACCTGAAGCCCAAGAATTCTGA
- a CDS encoding response regulator, giving the protein MANVLIVDDSSTMRKIISRSLRQAGLAVDDIFEAGDGIEGLNSLTSNKVDLILSDINMPNMDGLEFIKQVRANGNKVPIVMITTEGGEDILREAMNNGASDSIKKPFTPEQLNEKLGGLL; this is encoded by the coding sequence ATGGCAAACGTTCTGATTGTCGACGATTCATCTACCATGAGGAAAATCATATCGCGTTCTCTGCGACAGGCAGGCCTTGCTGTGGATGACATATTCGAAGCCGGCGACGGCATTGAAGGATTGAATTCCCTTACGAGCAATAAGGTCGATCTGATCCTATCCGATATTAACATGCCGAACATGGATGGTCTGGAGTTTATCAAACAAGTGAGAGCTAATGGCAACAAAGTTCCCATAGTGATGATCACGACCGAAGGGGGAGAAGACATCCTCCGTGAGGCCATGAATAATGGTGCCAGCGACAGTATCAAAAAACCGTTCACTCCCGAGCAGCTTAATGAGAAACTCGGAGGCCTTTTATGA
- a CDS encoding response regulator → MAKSIKLKEMIDDALVQTGEESSMLLGQQLKVDENDSLNTNKISYFSGMEDAIFVASVETREEYPGQFYMIFSLRDAILLSGLLLGIPLPRISEKRKLAIMEADDVDAFGEIMNQVIGSFNSVFKSSLPEKIHLKLNAPKKFIPGIDEMSDDEPIVNDEYVLFRSQMNMDGVEMDRLDILMPVSLAHLIEPPAAEPEQAEVAETGDGLSDVVAGEKPATINVGNKTILVLEDDELARESLKQYLSAAGWSVVDAPLKADIRELFANNDAEVAVIGVAETEDRELALCIKINAMRQGSPLPIIMCASQWTRTGVLKALKYGAKEIILKPYDADELVSKVTKFLKAA, encoded by the coding sequence ATGGCAAAGAGTATTAAACTCAAAGAAATGATCGACGACGCCCTCGTTCAGACGGGTGAAGAAAGCAGCATGCTGCTTGGCCAGCAATTGAAAGTTGATGAGAATGATAGCTTAAATACCAATAAAATAAGCTATTTTTCCGGCATGGAAGATGCCATATTTGTTGCTAGTGTCGAAACGCGAGAGGAATATCCCGGACAGTTCTACATGATATTTTCCCTGCGTGATGCCATTCTCCTGAGTGGCCTCTTGTTGGGGATCCCTCTGCCCAGGATCTCAGAAAAACGCAAGCTTGCCATCATGGAGGCAGACGACGTCGATGCCTTTGGCGAGATCATGAACCAGGTCATCGGTTCGTTCAACTCGGTTTTCAAATCGAGTCTCCCCGAGAAAATCCATCTGAAACTCAATGCTCCCAAGAAATTCATCCCCGGCATTGATGAAATGTCTGATGACGAACCTATTGTCAATGACGAATACGTTCTGTTTCGTTCCCAGATGAATATGGATGGTGTCGAGATGGACCGTCTCGACATCCTTATGCCGGTTTCTTTGGCGCATCTTATCGAACCCCCTGCTGCCGAGCCTGAGCAAGCTGAAGTCGCAGAAACGGGAGATGGGCTCTCGGATGTTGTTGCGGGAGAGAAGCCAGCTACCATCAATGTAGGTAACAAAACAATTCTGGTTCTTGAAGACGACGAACTTGCACGTGAAAGTTTGAAACAGTATCTGAGTGCTGCTGGATGGTCGGTGGTAGATGCACCGCTCAAGGCAGACATTCGTGAGCTCTTTGCCAATAATGATGCCGAGGTTGCCGTCATTGGCGTCGCTGAAACCGAAGACAGGGAATTGGCACTTTGTATCAAGATCAACGCCATGCGCCAGGGATCCCCGCTGCCGATCATCATGTGTGCCTCCCAGTGGACCCGCACCGGGGTATTGAAGGCTCTCAAATATGGGGCCAAGGAGATTATCCTTAAACCGTATGATGCTGATGAGCTGGTAAGCAAAGTGACCAAATTTCTCAAAGCAGCATAA
- a CDS encoding metalloregulator ArsR/SmtB family transcription factor gives MKTPDATVEQRALLLRTLGHPVRLRIVAGLAGGCACVKEIWECLGLPQAVVSQHLKVMKEHGILDARRDGARVCYSLKEKMLAELVRILGLQV, from the coding sequence ATGAAAACTCCTGATGCAACCGTGGAACAGAGGGCGTTGCTGCTCAGAACGCTGGGGCACCCGGTCCGTCTGCGGATCGTCGCTGGGCTTGCCGGTGGGTGCGCCTGCGTCAAGGAAATATGGGAGTGTCTCGGACTCCCTCAGGCAGTAGTGTCCCAGCATCTGAAGGTGATGAAAGAGCACGGGATACTGGATGCACGTCGTGACGGAGCCCGGGTATGCTATTCGCTGAAGGAGAAGATGCTGGCAGAACTGGTCAGAATTCTTGGGCTTCAGGTATAA
- a CDS encoding rhodanese-like domain-containing protein, giving the protein MRNILAIFLLLVATVTAALGAGYRNVMSVEAKRIIEQKKNVYLLDVRTPEEFRQARMKGGMLIPLSEIERRLVEVPKNRPILVYCAVGSRSNLVAKYLVNRGYGEVYNMVDGLVGWYRNGYPIER; this is encoded by the coding sequence ATGCGCAACATTCTTGCGATTTTCCTTCTGTTGGTCGCCACGGTTACCGCTGCTTTGGGTGCTGGCTATCGCAACGTCATGTCTGTGGAAGCGAAAAGGATCATCGAACAAAAAAAGAACGTCTATCTGCTGGATGTCCGCACCCCCGAGGAGTTTCGTCAGGCACGGATGAAAGGCGGGATGCTTATTCCCTTAAGCGAAATCGAACGGCGACTTGTCGAGGTGCCAAAGAATCGCCCGATCCTAGTCTACTGTGCGGTCGGGTCGCGCTCCAATCTGGTGGCAAAGTATTTGGTGAACAGGGGATATGGAGAGGTTTACAACATGGTTGATGGACTGGTTGGCTGGTATCGCAACGGCTATCCCATTGAGCGGTGA
- a CDS encoding PAS domain-containing protein, giving the protein MEYARLEHDMRHMSRHVEAHFAAISTDPLVENLSIGIALVDGEGVVRYLNHKAEQILQVGRDAVIGKCVYMLPLRTAIYKVLSENCRDIAIEMAINGLVIQAKATSVLCGDGSCIGDMFEMRDISTERQERRRSDEFVAAMTHDLKSPLTVMFGYLDALKNDADGQQGEQAQQYFSEIERNGRRLLGMIEDILDSYRLDMGLMQIQSESCNLTELMEECCQEHVRDAEAHGLDFTYFIAPGIPIINADGKQLKRVFANLIGNAIKFTGCGGTVRVRVTVEDVAVLITVSDSGIGISARDRERIFTKYFRSTQAKGYKGTGLGLTISKAIIEEHGGNIEVASSEGAGSHFTVRLPVDSGG; this is encoded by the coding sequence ATGGAATACGCACGGTTAGAGCATGATATGCGGCATATGAGCAGGCACGTTGAAGCTCATTTTGCCGCCATCTCAACAGATCCTTTGGTGGAAAACCTTTCCATCGGGATTGCTCTCGTTGATGGAGAAGGTGTGGTTCGCTACCTGAACCACAAAGCAGAGCAGATCCTGCAGGTTGGAAGAGATGCGGTTATTGGTAAGTGCGTCTATATGCTTCCGCTACGTACAGCTATCTATAAGGTGCTGAGTGAAAATTGCCGTGATATCGCGATCGAGATGGCAATTAATGGTCTGGTGATCCAGGCCAAGGCAACATCGGTGCTGTGCGGTGACGGCTCCTGTATCGGAGATATGTTTGAGATGCGGGATATTTCAACGGAACGTCAGGAGCGCCGCCGGAGCGATGAATTCGTGGCAGCTATGACTCACGATCTCAAGTCACCCCTTACCGTCATGTTTGGGTATCTTGATGCCTTGAAAAATGACGCGGATGGGCAACAGGGTGAACAGGCACAGCAGTATTTCTCGGAAATCGAGCGGAATGGCAGACGGTTACTGGGAATGATTGAAGATATCCTGGATTCTTACCGACTTGATATGGGGCTTATGCAGATTCAGAGTGAATCGTGCAATTTGACAGAACTCATGGAGGAGTGCTGTCAGGAGCACGTCAGGGATGCTGAGGCCCATGGCCTTGACTTTACCTATTTCATTGCACCGGGTATTCCGATTATCAATGCCGACGGCAAACAGTTGAAAAGGGTCTTTGCCAATCTTATCGGCAATGCGATTAAATTTACTGGATGCGGAGGAACGGTGCGCGTGAGAGTCACTGTTGAGGACGTTGCAGTGCTGATTACGGTCAGTGACAGCGGCATCGGCATTTCTGCCAGAGATCGGGAAAGGATATTCACCAAGTATTTTAGATCGACTCAGGCAAAGGGATATAAAGGTACCGGGTTGGGGCTTACCATAAGCAAGGCAATTATCGAGGAACACGGTGGGAACATTGAGGTTGCCAGCAGTGAAGGCGCTGGAAGTCATTTTACTGTCAGGCTTCCTGTGGATTCAGGAGGATGA
- the flgB gene encoding flagellar basal body rod protein FlgB has product MPIDGIFGSTIELLSKNIDLRAKNHNQISANLANAETPNYVPSVLSFEGELRDALKSQSNNKNRATGSLTNPRHIPLKGMAGGVSEVHGTVIQTPAAIPGRDGNAVEMEQEMGNLASNQIMFNASVQMLNKKFEGLKLAIKGQ; this is encoded by the coding sequence ATGCCGATAGATGGAATTTTCGGGTCGACCATTGAATTACTGAGCAAAAATATCGATCTCCGGGCAAAAAATCATAATCAGATATCAGCGAATCTTGCCAATGCCGAGACGCCGAATTATGTCCCCTCGGTGCTTTCATTTGAGGGAGAATTGCGAGATGCCCTCAAATCCCAATCAAACAACAAGAATAGAGCTACAGGCAGCCTCACCAATCCCCGTCATATTCCCTTGAAGGGGATGGCTGGAGGCGTATCGGAAGTCCATGGTACGGTCATTCAAACTCCTGCAGCCATTCCCGGTCGTGACGGCAATGCCGTGGAAATGGAGCAGGAAATGGGAAACCTGGCGTCCAACCAGATTATGTTTAATGCATCTGTGCAGATGCTCAATAAGAAATTCGAAGGGCTGAAATTGGCTATTAAAGGGCAGTAG